The following coding sequences lie in one Spartobacteria bacterium genomic window:
- the obgE gene encoding GTPase ObgE, with the protein MAANGSMWSTLLLRKLRVSEAYFLRYSGPSTGGSAILVFRNGRYHDSFNRWNDGLVAMKGSAFKDLAKIYVASGKGGDGASLFRREKYVPRGGPSGGDGGRGGHVFIQAHKDVDSLLPLTYTPHQKAEHGVNGMNKKMHGRNGRDLYIKVPCGTVIKDAETGEFLAEVVDDGETFRIARGGEGGLGNCHFMTSTHQAPEECTPGEPNEEKTLRLELKLVADVGLVGYPNAGKSTLISKISNAHPKVAAYPFTTLNPIIGTVQFDDYTSIRVADIPGLIDGAHEGTGLGHDFLRHIERTRFLVFIIDMAGIDGRKPWDDYVNLRKELRLYRMELDSRPYLIVANKMDMPDAWKNYTTFVEHTGERPVSMSALADEGVDVLRRALHEKVSVLLAAMQGEPAKLVESEK; encoded by the coding sequence GTGGCGGCAAACGGATCAATGTGGTCGACGTTGCTGCTGCGCAAGCTTAGAGTTTCAGAAGCATATTTTTTACGATATAGCGGACCGTCTACGGGCGGTTCCGCTATTCTTGTATTCAGAAACGGGCGTTATCATGATAGTTTTAATCGGTGGAATGATGGGTTGGTTGCGATGAAGGGCAGTGCTTTTAAGGATTTGGCGAAGATCTATGTTGCTTCGGGAAAAGGCGGCGATGGCGCATCGCTTTTTCGCAGGGAAAAATACGTGCCGCGCGGGGGACCCAGCGGCGGTGACGGCGGTCGGGGAGGACATGTTTTTATTCAGGCGCACAAGGACGTGGATTCATTGTTGCCGTTGACGTATACTCCGCATCAGAAGGCGGAACATGGCGTCAATGGCATGAATAAGAAAATGCACGGCCGCAACGGCAGGGATTTGTATATCAAAGTTCCTTGTGGTACCGTTATTAAGGATGCCGAGACGGGGGAATTCCTCGCAGAGGTTGTCGACGATGGCGAGACGTTTCGTATTGCTCGCGGCGGGGAGGGCGGCCTGGGTAACTGTCACTTTATGACGTCTACGCATCAGGCTCCGGAGGAATGCACCCCCGGGGAACCTAATGAAGAGAAAACGCTGCGCCTGGAATTGAAGCTGGTGGCGGATGTGGGTCTGGTGGGCTATCCCAATGCCGGAAAATCTACGTTGATCAGCAAAATCAGCAATGCGCATCCCAAGGTTGCGGCGTATCCCTTTACGACACTGAATCCCATTATCGGAACCGTTCAGTTTGATGACTATACATCCATTCGTGTGGCCGATATTCCGGGATTGATCGACGGTGCTCACGAAGGAACAGGGTTGGGACACGATTTTTTGCGTCACATTGAACGCACACGTTTTTTGGTCTTTATCATCGATATGGCGGGCATTGATGGAAGGAAACCTTGGGATGATTATGTTAATCTGCGCAAAGAGCTTCGACTTTACCGCATGGAATTGGATTCGCGCCCGTATCTGATTGTCGCCAATAAAATGGACATGCCTGATGCGTGGAAAAATTATACGACCTTTGTTGAGCATACCGGTGAACGTCCCGTCTCGATGTCTGCTCTTGCGGATGAAGGAGTTGATGTCCTGCGCAGAGCACTGCACGAAAAGGTGTCGGTATTATTGGCGGCCATGCAAGGCGAGCCGGCGAAGTTGGTTGAATCCGAAAAATGA
- a CDS encoding 50S ribosomal protein L27, with protein sequence MAHKKGQGSVKNGRDSASQRRGVKRFGGQQVVAGNILVRQLGTKFVAGKNVGMGRDFTLFALSDGVVEFDRGGKRINVVDVAAAQA encoded by the coding sequence ATGGCACATAAAAAGGGACAAGGAAGTGTTAAGAACGGTCGCGACAGTGCATCTCAGCGTCGCGGTGTGAAACGTTTCGGTGGCCAGCAGGTTGTCGCCGGAAACATTCTCGTTCGTCAGCTTGGTACTAAATTTGTGGCTGGTAAAAACGTGGGCATGGGTCGCGATTTCACTTTGTTCGCATTGTCGGACGGTGTGGTGGAATTCGATCGTGGCGGCAAACGGATCAATGTGGTCGACGTTGCTGCTGCGCAAGCTTAG
- the tsaD gene encoding tRNA (adenosine(37)-N6)-threonylcarbamoyltransferase complex transferase subunit TsaD, translating into MLILGIETSCDETSASVVRDGREVLSNVIYSQIAKHAPYGGVVPEIASRCHVEVIHDVVRQAVVKAGVEWNALDAVAATRGPGLASSLLIGYTAAKSLALCLNKPLIDINHLEAHLYGMFLGDSAPVPSEVMPMVALLVSGGHTCLIRMNHLGHYQLLGQTLDDAAGEALDKGASLLGLGYPGGPVIEKTARDGNPQFVRFPRGLASSRSSGDDRSLCFSYSGVKTSLKYYLKDHPETKTDGTFADVVASYQEAILDALVQRFEDAIRRENVRYAGCGGGVVCNQLLRNKLQAAAQRSNVTLFTAGPGFCTDNAAMVAGLAAHRLNPDIDPFTLDIRPSFPVGA; encoded by the coding sequence ATGCTGATACTGGGTATTGAAACGTCCTGTGATGAAACATCTGCGTCTGTGGTTCGTGATGGCCGCGAGGTGTTGTCGAATGTCATATATTCGCAGATTGCAAAACATGCTCCCTATGGCGGAGTCGTTCCTGAAATCGCCTCCCGCTGTCATGTGGAGGTCATCCACGACGTTGTCCGGCAGGCTGTTGTTAAGGCCGGTGTGGAATGGAATGCGTTGGATGCGGTTGCCGCGACGCGCGGCCCCGGACTGGCCAGTTCCCTGCTTATTGGCTATACCGCCGCCAAGTCGCTCGCTCTATGCTTGAATAAGCCGCTGATCGATATCAACCATCTGGAAGCCCATCTGTACGGCATGTTTCTCGGCGACAGTGCCCCGGTTCCTTCCGAAGTGATGCCCATGGTTGCACTGCTTGTTTCTGGCGGTCATACCTGTCTGATACGCATGAATCATCTGGGCCATTATCAATTGCTGGGGCAGACATTGGATGACGCAGCCGGTGAAGCACTGGATAAAGGGGCCAGCCTGCTGGGACTCGGCTATCCCGGTGGCCCAGTCATAGAAAAAACGGCCCGCGACGGAAATCCCCAATTTGTGCGTTTCCCCAGGGGGTTGGCCTCCTCCCGCTCATCTGGCGATGACCGTTCCCTCTGCTTTAGCTACAGCGGAGTAAAAACATCGCTTAAATACTACTTAAAAGATCATCCCGAAACAAAAACGGACGGAACCTTTGCCGATGTGGTGGCCAGCTATCAGGAAGCCATCCTCGACGCCCTGGTCCAGCGATTTGAAGATGCCATACGCCGAGAGAACGTGCGTTATGCCGGATGTGGCGGCGGAGTAGTCTGTAATCAACTTCTACGCAATAAATTGCAGGCCGCGGCTCAACGTAGTAACGTAACCCTGTTCACCGCCGGGCCAGGCTTCTGCACCGACAATGCAGCCATGGTCGCTGGCCTCGCGGCCCACCGCTTGAACCCCGACATCGACCCCTTCACCCTTGATATCCGCCCCAGCTTCCCCGTCGGCGCATAA
- the rplU gene encoding 50S ribosomal protein L21 produces the protein MEAYAVIETGGKQYRVEKDTVLSVERLKIREGGEVRFETVLAVSDGKTLKVGTPDVGGVVVKATVIEHYRDKKVIAFKRKRRKGYKRKIGHRQELSEIKVVDIAYS, from the coding sequence ATGGAAGCTTATGCGGTCATTGAGACAGGCGGTAAACAGTATCGCGTCGAAAAAGACACCGTTCTCAGCGTAGAACGTCTTAAGATCAGAGAAGGTGGCGAAGTCAGATTTGAAACAGTTTTAGCGGTTTCTGACGGAAAAACCTTGAAAGTGGGTACACCGGATGTTGGCGGTGTTGTAGTCAAAGCGACGGTCATTGAACATTATCGTGACAAAAAAGTCATTGCGTTCAAAAGAAAACGCCGCAAAGGGTACAAGCGGAAAATCGGACATCGTCAGGAACTTTCAGAAATCAAAGTAGTGGATATCGCGTACAGCTAG
- a CDS encoding Hsp20 family protein, with product MRQWNWTALIHSITADRIVLFTVLAFQVGLAGWFYTYTREGDKQAASELNTPDGRLSIQHTQNVASQPVGQPAFSDSSSVIPSSMRSMRTPSHSAGMGRVITPPHPVALMDESFITPISFTDSRAVMAQMQDRMRRRMEAYQQKNALIYSDDDWSGLARSPTMDMRERGDVYEVTFSIPDAKNRDITTDLQDRLLTVNVNQSNEFDRGHAQQSFTSRILLPEDIDSDKAIETRFKDGNVILSISKSAAQ from the coding sequence ATGCGACAGTGGAACTGGACAGCACTCATACATAGTATCACGGCAGACCGCATTGTTCTTTTTACCGTTTTAGCTTTTCAGGTTGGTTTGGCCGGCTGGTTCTATACCTACACCCGCGAGGGTGACAAACAAGCGGCCTCAGAACTGAACACACCTGACGGCCGATTGTCGATCCAACACACACAAAACGTCGCTTCTCAGCCAGTCGGTCAACCAGCCTTTTCCGATTCATCATCAGTAATACCCTCATCAATGCGCTCAATGCGCACTCCTTCACACAGTGCTGGGATGGGGCGGGTGATAACCCCGCCCCATCCTGTGGCATTAATGGATGAATCGTTTATCACTCCGATATCTTTTACGGATTCGCGCGCCGTGATGGCTCAGATGCAGGATCGTATGCGTCGCCGGATGGAAGCGTATCAGCAGAAAAATGCTCTTATTTATTCTGATGATGACTGGTCTGGACTGGCGCGGAGTCCCACGATGGATATGCGCGAGCGAGGGGATGTCTATGAAGTCACTTTCAGTATTCCGGATGCGAAAAATCGGGATATTACCACGGATTTGCAAGATCGTCTTCTGACGGTTAATGTGAATCAATCGAATGAATTTGACAGGGGGCATGCCCAGCAGTCGTTTACCAGTCGCATCCTTCTTCCGGAAGACATTGATAGCGACAAAGCCATAGAGACGCGTTTCAAAGACGGCAATGTGATTCTGAGTATTTCCAAGTCAGCGGCGCAATAA
- a CDS encoding S41 family peptidase — MIPSKTIARAVKHMLLILVTGGMLLWCPCGFADLAEDQASEQAYTYMELYATVVEQLRAAYVEGDKTAYEDLVYSSLKGMLERLDPYCQFMDPDEYKLMEEDTSGRFGGIGVVVGMRDGILTVIAPMEDTPGFEAGILPGDRFIEVNGESTEGLNVSDAVTLLRGEPGSEVRVKIMRPRTEEVRELLLVRSIIEVPSVKDAALVADHTGYVRVTEFDEHTAEDLQSAVIALLDQGMTALILDLRNNPGGLLSSAVEISEKFLPRGDIIVSTKGRDGKPSQTYRARGRQHYTNFPMVILVNGGSASASEIVSGALKDNHRAILLGERTYGKGSVQSVQKMEDESALRYTTAYYYTPGNHMIHEKGIEPDIVVPLAPDTLGKLLLLQAKPKLANPDDWADLELDNVEDVQLLRALDLIKGLDTFQTKTTSPCDEILLKAEK, encoded by the coding sequence ATGATTCCTAGTAAAACAATAGCCAGAGCCGTAAAGCACATGCTCCTGATTCTTGTTACGGGAGGCATGCTGCTGTGGTGCCCATGCGGGTTTGCGGATCTGGCAGAGGATCAGGCATCGGAACAGGCGTACACCTACATGGAATTGTATGCCACGGTGGTTGAACAGCTGCGGGCCGCGTATGTGGAAGGGGATAAAACGGCGTATGAAGATTTGGTTTATAGTTCTCTGAAGGGCATGTTGGAAAGACTGGATCCATATTGCCAGTTTATGGATCCCGATGAATATAAACTCATGGAAGAGGATACGTCGGGACGATTCGGCGGGATCGGCGTGGTCGTCGGTATGAGAGATGGGATCTTGACGGTGATTGCACCCATGGAAGATACCCCTGGTTTTGAAGCTGGAATCCTGCCCGGCGACCGTTTTATTGAGGTGAACGGGGAAAGCACCGAGGGCCTGAATGTGTCCGATGCTGTGACATTGCTGCGAGGTGAACCGGGCAGTGAAGTGCGCGTGAAAATTATGCGTCCGCGTACCGAAGAGGTTCGGGAGCTACTCCTCGTTCGAAGCATTATCGAAGTGCCCAGCGTGAAGGACGCCGCTCTGGTGGCGGATCATACGGGATATGTCCGGGTTACTGAATTCGATGAGCATACAGCCGAAGATCTTCAGTCTGCTGTGATTGCTCTCCTCGATCAGGGAATGACGGCACTGATTCTCGATCTGCGTAACAACCCAGGCGGACTGCTTTCGTCTGCCGTCGAAATCAGTGAGAAGTTTCTTCCCCGCGGTGACATCATTGTATCAACAAAAGGAAGGGATGGAAAACCCTCGCAAACCTATCGGGCGCGCGGTCGTCAGCATTACACGAATTTTCCCATGGTGATTCTCGTGAACGGCGGCAGTGCCAGTGCGTCAGAAATTGTTAGTGGAGCCCTGAAGGATAATCACCGCGCAATTTTACTCGGCGAACGAACCTACGGCAAGGGCTCTGTGCAAAGCGTTCAGAAAATGGAAGATGAGTCGGCGTTGCGCTATACTACGGCCTACTATTACACCCCTGGCAATCATATGATCCATGAGAAGGGGATCGAACCGGATATCGTGGTGCCTCTGGCACCGGATACGTTGGGAAAATTGCTGTTGCTTCAGGCTAAACCAAAACTGGCGAACCCCGACGATTGGGCTGATCTGGAATTGGATAATGTGGAGGATGTTCAGTTACTGCGGGCACTGGATCTGATTAAGGGATTGGACACTTTTCAGACAAAAACGACCTCGCCATGCGACGAGATCCTCTTAAAAGCGGAGAAATAA
- a CDS encoding zinc metallopeptidase, with product MFFDPLYMMLALPGLILGLIASGLVKSTFAKYSKKYCASGLTGAQAADRMLKSQGIYDVTIEPVRGFLSDHYDPRTNTLRLSPEVYQNSSLSAVGVACHEAGHALQKASHYGALELRTLLVPVAQIGTNFAYVLFFAGFFLRMQAVMQLGVILFAAAVVFTLVTLPVEWNASARAKKLMVSSGVVTPAEQEGAAAVLNAAFLTYVAAAVTAVLTLLYYAIRAGLLGGRDD from the coding sequence ATGTTTTTTGATCCTTTATATATGATGTTGGCTCTGCCGGGACTGATTCTGGGACTGATTGCATCGGGGCTGGTGAAGAGCACGTTTGCTAAGTATTCGAAAAAATATTGTGCGTCGGGATTGACCGGAGCTCAGGCGGCGGATCGGATGCTGAAATCACAGGGTATTTATGATGTGACCATTGAACCGGTTCGCGGTTTTTTGAGCGATCACTACGATCCGCGCACGAATACACTGCGTTTGTCGCCCGAGGTGTATCAGAATTCGTCGCTGTCAGCCGTCGGCGTGGCGTGTCACGAAGCGGGTCATGCCTTGCAAAAGGCCAGCCATTACGGCGCGCTGGAGTTGCGTACCCTGCTGGTGCCGGTGGCTCAGATTGGTACGAATTTTGCCTATGTTCTGTTTTTTGCCGGATTCTTTTTGCGTATGCAGGCGGTGATGCAGCTGGGTGTGATTTTGTTTGCCGCAGCGGTCGTGTTTACGCTGGTAACATTGCCGGTGGAATGGAATGCCAGTGCCCGGGCGAAAAAGTTGATGGTGTCGTCGGGCGTCGTTACGCCTGCCGAACAGGAAGGCGCGGCGGCGGTGCTGAATGCCGCATTCCTCACCTATGTGGCGGCGGCGGTAACTGCGGTGCTGACGTTGCTGTATTATGCGATTCGCGCCGGATTGCTGGGCGGCAGGGATGATTGA
- a CDS encoding ABC transporter ATP-binding protein → MLNIYDIHKNFGKIQAVNGLSFHVGRGEILGFLGPNGAGKSTTMRMITGFLRPSSGSAAIAGYDIQTDSLKAKKHLGYLPENAPVYGDMTVLAFLRFVASVRGYRGQRLRQCLDRTLEHCSLTSVIHRPIHTLSRGFRQRVCFAQSILHEPDVLIMDEPTDGLDPNQKFLVRKMIREMAKEKAIVISTHILEEVDAVCSRCIIINNGQMVAEGTPETLRLQSPAGRLDDVFRQLTIPKSEVMAT, encoded by the coding sequence ATGCTGAACATCTACGATATACACAAGAACTTTGGGAAAATTCAGGCCGTTAACGGACTGTCATTTCATGTGGGCCGAGGTGAGATTCTGGGATTTCTTGGACCAAACGGTGCGGGAAAATCCACGACCATGCGGATGATTACAGGCTTTCTGAGGCCGAGTTCAGGAAGTGCCGCCATCGCCGGCTATGACATTCAGACCGATTCGTTGAAGGCAAAAAAACATCTGGGTTATCTTCCTGAAAATGCACCGGTGTATGGCGATATGACGGTTCTCGCGTTCTTGCGTTTTGTGGCGTCCGTCCGAGGATATCGCGGGCAGCGTTTGCGTCAATGCCTTGACCGCACGCTGGAACACTGTTCCCTGACATCGGTCATTCATCGCCCCATCCACACCCTTTCCAGGGGATTCCGTCAGCGGGTCTGTTTTGCACAGAGCATCCTGCACGAACCGGATGTTCTGATCATGGACGAACCAACGGACGGGCTGGATCCCAACCAAAAATTTCTGGTGCGCAAAATGATACGGGAGATGGCCAAAGAGAAAGCCATCGTCATTTCTACGCATATTCTTGAAGAGGTGGATGCTGTTTGCAGCCGGTGCATTATTATCAATAATGGACAGATGGTTGCCGAAGGCACACCCGAAACACTGCGTCTTCAAAGCCCGGCCGGGCGGTTGGACGACGTTTTCAGACAATTAACGATTCCGAAAAGCGAGGTCATGGCAACATGA
- a CDS encoding D-alanyl-D-alanine carboxypeptidase has translation MFTRSTTSFFAFAAVALLACSASAALETISQDPYIGAVVIDADTGSVLQEDNAHTVAYPASMIKMMDALIVLERIQSGHLRLDETVRITAEAAGMGGSQVYLKEGETFTIDELLYALMIQSANDAAVALAIHVAGSRNAFEAMMQQKADELGMKDTHIHSVHGLPPGKGQKPDVSTPYDMALLGQALTKMPDIYRYTSIQEKGFRDNTFIMRTHNNLLKSYEGCDGFKTGYFRAGGFSITATAARNDRRVIAVVMGSKQKKVRDQSAKEFLSAGFMNLPAIVPTPTPVPIMHAVTTEEIPLIDVVTIEEKPEPSRGLWWKIPLFMFIAGSLAAFFISRRRKC, from the coding sequence ATGTTTACGCGCAGTACGACTTCATTTTTTGCTTTTGCTGCTGTGGCTCTACTGGCCTGTTCGGCATCTGCAGCCCTCGAAACCATTTCGCAAGATCCCTACATCGGCGCCGTCGTGATCGATGCCGATACCGGCAGCGTACTGCAAGAAGACAATGCACATACCGTTGCATATCCGGCCAGTATGATAAAAATGATGGATGCGCTGATTGTTTTGGAACGCATTCAGAGCGGGCATCTGCGACTGGATGAAACCGTAAGAATTACGGCAGAGGCCGCAGGCATGGGTGGATCGCAGGTTTATCTTAAAGAGGGCGAAACATTTACTATTGACGAGCTGCTCTACGCACTGATGATTCAGTCCGCTAATGATGCTGCCGTCGCGCTGGCCATCCATGTAGCGGGCTCCCGTAATGCCTTTGAAGCCATGATGCAGCAGAAAGCCGATGAACTGGGCATGAAAGATACACACATTCATTCCGTGCATGGTCTACCGCCCGGAAAAGGGCAGAAGCCCGACGTATCAACACCTTATGACATGGCGCTGCTCGGGCAGGCATTAACAAAAATGCCGGATATATATAGATACACCTCGATACAGGAAAAAGGATTTCGTGACAATACCTTCATTATGCGCACTCATAACAATTTGCTCAAAAGCTATGAAGGATGCGATGGCTTTAAAACAGGATATTTTCGGGCGGGCGGATTTTCCATTACGGCAACAGCTGCACGCAATGATCGCCGAGTTATCGCCGTGGTGATGGGTAGCAAGCAAAAGAAAGTTCGTGATCAGTCGGCGAAAGAATTCCTTTCTGCCGGCTTTATGAACCTGCCGGCGATTGTCCCCACGCCGACCCCCGTGCCGATAATGCATGCGGTGACCACGGAAGAAATTCCTTTAATTGACGTCGTGACAATTGAGGAAAAACCGGAACCAAGTCGTGGACTGTGGTGGAAAATACCCTTGTTTATGTTCATTGCAGGATCACTGGCAGCCTTCTTCATATCCCGACGACGCAAGTGTTAA
- a CDS encoding transposase — protein MFPCLYRFMKQTRIKRDHLAYYHCMSRIVNRDMLLGSVEKEHMRRLIRRVEGFSGVRVLTYALMTNHIHLLLEEPDRADVLLITDAQLIDRLRCLYSKEDVDEICSRWQAWDQAGLTAFIAEDKQRYLVRMHDISEFMKQVKQRFSCWFNRRAGRCGTLWERRFKSVLVEDGTALRTMAAYIEMNPVRAGMVDDPKKYRFCGLGEAMGGSLSAQRGIVVLASGVKQLDNTVRATDKVGSWTAALNVYWERVLMYEELCKNPNFAFLDKNMIPNKLKKRMKISSFERLQCRSRFFSDGQVFGSQEFVEQFFDENRDYFAPARKTGARKIRGGWDGLYTIRDLGHWC, from the coding sequence ATGTTCCCATGCTTGTATCGATTCATGAAACAAACACGAATAAAACGCGATCATTTGGCCTACTATCATTGCATGTCGCGCATTGTGAATCGGGATATGCTGCTGGGATCTGTGGAAAAAGAACACATGCGCCGTTTGATTCGACGGGTTGAGGGGTTCTCCGGAGTACGCGTTCTAACGTATGCGCTGATGACAAATCATATCCATCTACTGCTGGAGGAACCAGACCGCGCGGACGTCCTTTTGATTACGGATGCGCAGTTGATAGATCGATTGCGCTGTTTGTATTCTAAAGAGGATGTAGATGAAATTTGTAGTAGATGGCAAGCATGGGATCAGGCGGGGCTAACAGCTTTTATTGCGGAGGATAAGCAGCGATATCTTGTTCGAATGCACGATATCAGTGAGTTTATGAAGCAGGTGAAACAGCGATTCTCCTGCTGGTTCAATCGCAGAGCTGGCCGTTGCGGAACCTTGTGGGAACGACGCTTTAAAAGCGTACTGGTGGAGGATGGGACGGCACTGCGTACTATGGCGGCATATATAGAAATGAATCCGGTTCGAGCGGGGATGGTCGATGATCCCAAGAAATATCGTTTTTGCGGGCTAGGTGAGGCCATGGGCGGGAGCCTTTCCGCACAAAGAGGGATTGTGGTGCTGGCATCGGGGGTGAAACAGCTGGATAACACGGTTCGAGCGACTGACAAGGTGGGTTCATGGACGGCGGCTTTGAATGTTTACTGGGAGCGGGTATTGATGTACGAGGAGCTATGTAAAAACCCTAATTTCGCGTTTCTTGATAAGAATATGATTCCAAACAAATTAAAGAAACGGATGAAAATCTCTTCGTTCGAACGACTACAATGTCGGAGTCGTTTTTTTTCAGATGGACAGGTCTTCGGCTCTCAGGAGTTTGTGGAGCAGTTCTTTGATGAGAACAGGGATTATTTTGCTCCGGCACGAAAAACCGGAGCACGAAAAATACGCGGAGGGTGGGACGGCTTGTATACCATTCGTGATCTGGGACATTGGTGCTGA
- the dnaX gene encoding DNA polymerase III subunit gamma/tau, whose amino-acid sequence MAYEVLARKWRPQQFDQLVGQEHVARTLSNAIQTGRIAHAYLFVGPRGIGKTSSARIFAKALNCINGPTVTPCDKCESCLEIMTGSSMDVIEIDGASNTGVDNIRDLRENVQYAPARGPYKIYIIDEVHMLSTGAFNALLKTLEEPPPHVKFIFATTDPQKVLPTILSRCQRFDLRPISSKKIMQHLQKICAAEQVNISEDALLAIARGAEGGMRDAESALDQLISFCGGEVAEDDVMSVFGLVSRKVLEDLVTAVLVGDIPLAIQRIDELDRDGKDMLRLIVELIRYLRNLLIIKFTPDQIELLDTSEGQIVALRTQAEKADADQILRMIQILTDADERMRYALSRRTLLEVAVIQCARVAQVVPIAKVMKTLEQLKKGCQIVAGSPVSESPVTYTPHPSIPEKKNDIAPPEPASEPAYDPDDYEKDRILLNDDWEEIKQSASRFSMRAGTCLKDAQVVHVSEDRVTIGFDPQFANERSEMETVRNRRAIVMAIKGKLNRPVDIQFTTMAVKEILPSDQVVEKKNEVKAGKMKITGKSSMSKEDRDKWMKNEQVKLTLEEFNGDIVDIRC is encoded by the coding sequence ATGGCGTACGAAGTACTTGCACGAAAATGGCGACCACAGCAGTTTGATCAGCTGGTGGGACAGGAACACGTGGCGCGCACTCTGAGCAATGCCATTCAGACCGGACGGATTGCCCATGCTTATTTGTTCGTGGGGCCGCGAGGCATAGGTAAAACCTCGTCAGCACGTATTTTTGCAAAAGCACTGAACTGCATTAACGGACCAACGGTAACACCCTGCGATAAATGTGAATCCTGTCTGGAAATTATGACAGGCAGCAGCATGGACGTGATTGAAATCGACGGGGCCTCCAACACCGGTGTGGATAACATTCGTGATCTGCGTGAAAATGTGCAGTACGCTCCGGCCCGCGGTCCCTATAAAATCTATATCATCGACGAAGTACATATGCTAAGCACCGGCGCATTCAATGCCCTGCTCAAAACGTTGGAAGAACCGCCGCCACATGTAAAATTTATCTTTGCCACCACCGATCCGCAAAAAGTTCTGCCCACGATTCTGTCCCGCTGCCAGCGATTTGATCTTCGTCCCATTTCTTCCAAAAAAATTATGCAGCACCTCCAGAAAATTTGCGCCGCCGAACAAGTCAATATCAGCGAGGACGCGCTGCTGGCCATTGCTCGCGGGGCGGAAGGCGGTATGCGTGATGCAGAATCTGCACTGGATCAGCTGATTTCATTCTGTGGCGGCGAAGTGGCTGAAGACGATGTTATGTCGGTATTCGGCCTTGTATCCCGCAAAGTTCTCGAAGACCTCGTCACGGCGGTTCTCGTGGGTGATATTCCGCTTGCCATCCAACGAATCGATGAACTGGATCGGGATGGCAAAGATATGCTTCGTCTTATTGTCGAGCTGATTCGCTATCTTCGCAATTTGCTGATAATCAAATTTACGCCCGATCAGATTGAGCTGCTCGACACATCGGAAGGCCAGATCGTGGCATTGCGCACTCAGGCAGAGAAAGCCGACGCCGATCAGATTCTGCGCATGATTCAGATTCTAACCGATGCCGACGAGCGGATGCGCTACGCATTATCTCGACGAACGCTCCTTGAAGTGGCGGTCATACAATGCGCCCGCGTTGCACAGGTTGTCCCTATCGCCAAGGTGATGAAGACCCTCGAGCAGCTTAAAAAGGGATGCCAGATTGTTGCAGGTTCCCCCGTGAGCGAATCACCCGTTACGTATACGCCGCACCCGTCCATTCCCGAAAAAAAAAATGACATAGCTCCCCCTGAACCCGCTTCCGAACCGGCATATGACCCGGACGACTATGAAAAGGACCGTATCCTGCTCAACGATGACTGGGAAGAGATCAAGCAAAGCGCGTCGCGCTTTTCCATGCGCGCCGGAACCTGTCTGAAAGATGCACAGGTCGTCCATGTCAGTGAAGACCGTGTAACCATTGGTTTTGATCCACAGTTTGCCAATGAACGAAGCGAGATGGAAACGGTGCGGAACCGACGAGCCATTGTTATGGCCATCAAAGGCAAGCTTAACCGTCCCGTCGATATTCAATTCACAACCATGGCCGTCAAAGAAATCCTTCCAAGCGATCAGGTTGTTGAAAAAAAAAACGAAGTGAAAGCCGGTAAAATGAAAATTACCGGCAAAAGTAGCATGTCCAAAGAAGATCGTGACAAATGGATGAAGAACGAACAGGTTAAACTCACGTTGGAAGAATTCAACGGCGATATCGTTGATATACGGTGCTGA
- a CDS encoding HPr family phosphocarrier protein: MNDGEEISKKVQVGCPEGIHMRIAAELLIAARGFNAVWHIEKDGMTASGQSLLQVLALGACLGSQLTLWASGPQAASLIEKLSQIIQQGIG; encoded by the coding sequence ATGAACGACGGCGAAGAAATTTCAAAAAAAGTACAGGTGGGGTGTCCGGAGGGTATCCATATGCGCATTGCCGCAGAACTGCTCATAGCGGCGAGGGGATTCAATGCCGTATGGCACATAGAAAAAGACGGGATGACCGCATCGGGGCAGAGCCTGCTGCAAGTACTGGCACTGGGCGCATGCCTGGGATCCCAGTTAACACTGTGGGCATCGGGTCCGCAGGCGGCCTCACTCATCGAAAAACTGTCACAAATCATTCAGCAGGGCATCGGGTAG